A genomic region of Pseudoxanthomonas suwonensis contains the following coding sequences:
- a CDS encoding N-acetylmuramidase domain-containing protein encodes MDTDLKRTVSDAMWAQLAARLQVELPALKAIAEVESSGSGFLPAPDRRPKILFEGHIFHRLTAGRHSAGHPNISYPKWDRRQYSGSLAGEWKRLDKAAALDPAAAMQSASWGAFQIMGFNYALCGFDNVGRFVDCQAAGADGQLEAFANLLSRPGSPLIQPLRRKDWAKFASLYNGPGYRQNRYDEKMAAAYARHAAATPARGGRAAAGAARPPSVRALVAPGRPELAPLEMLELTASGTPRKRTTRVFNVRPDSVDLRDWEYQPPVSSAPKDVCYPRDARPMLDQGLTSACTGYSLAVVIEYLLVRADRHVESISPHMLYSMARRYDEWAENDDDDGPEADTGSSLRGALKGWLRHGASSARLWPKMEMPDPVAKANEDWWTDAIKRPLGAYYRIDPRSLRDMHVAIDQVGALYASAFTHAGWEDLLREEAVPRPENADDLPVIRRRSGSPDGGHAFAIVGYTRDGFIVHNSWGLVWGKGGLAVLRYSDWLENAMDCWVAQLGVVTAEHEAIADATSLRTDTGGTRAVVSRNPILAAHELSPFIVNMENNGRLSQRGQFRTQPSDVDALLRIHLKEACRKWGVRANQAVDIAIYAHGGLNDEDAAAESARLWVPKLYDEKIFPVFLMWETGAIKTIGNMIEDRLSPDDQRAAGAWLKVKDRWKEWWNQRVEGIARPLGRPLWNEMKDNAARISSNPASGVRQLFDLYKAKGKEYGLPKVRLHLIGHSAGGILHSHLGAAAIAAGFDLRSVSLIAPAVRIDEFDRTLGKAVLKTGTKLLVAHLTDAAERADPTCKPYGHSLLYLVSRSFEDKKETPLLGLERDLVPARATMAWGAQMMAVASPHSGLVRLPSATTLDVGGTLPTEATTHGSLDDDKALQRLVFDLIHKA; translated from the coding sequence ATGGACACGGATCTCAAGCGCACGGTCAGCGACGCGATGTGGGCACAGCTCGCCGCGCGGCTGCAGGTCGAACTGCCCGCCCTGAAGGCGATCGCCGAGGTCGAATCCAGCGGCTCTGGCTTCCTGCCGGCGCCGGACCGGCGGCCGAAGATCCTGTTCGAAGGCCACATCTTCCACCGCCTCACCGCCGGCCGCCACAGCGCCGGCCACCCCAACATCAGCTACCCGAAGTGGGACCGGCGCCAGTACTCCGGCTCGCTGGCCGGCGAATGGAAGCGGCTGGACAAGGCCGCCGCGCTGGACCCGGCCGCGGCGATGCAGTCGGCCAGCTGGGGTGCGTTCCAGATCATGGGCTTCAACTACGCACTGTGCGGCTTCGACAACGTCGGCCGCTTCGTCGACTGCCAGGCCGCCGGTGCCGACGGCCAGCTCGAGGCCTTCGCCAACCTGCTCTCGCGCCCCGGCTCGCCGCTGATCCAGCCGCTGCGGCGCAAGGACTGGGCCAAGTTCGCCAGCCTCTACAACGGGCCCGGCTACCGGCAGAACCGCTACGACGAGAAGATGGCCGCGGCCTACGCGCGCCATGCCGCGGCCACGCCGGCACGCGGTGGGCGCGCCGCCGCCGGCGCGGCACGTCCGCCGTCGGTGCGCGCACTGGTCGCGCCGGGACGGCCGGAACTGGCGCCGCTGGAGATGCTCGAGCTCACCGCCTCCGGCACCCCGCGCAAGCGCACCACCCGCGTCTTCAATGTGCGCCCGGACAGTGTCGATCTGCGCGACTGGGAGTACCAGCCGCCGGTGTCCTCGGCGCCGAAGGACGTGTGCTACCCGCGGGACGCGCGGCCGATGCTCGACCAGGGCCTGACCAGCGCCTGTACCGGCTATTCACTGGCGGTGGTGATCGAGTACCTGCTGGTGCGCGCCGACCGCCACGTCGAATCGATTTCACCGCACATGCTCTACAGCATGGCCCGGCGCTACGACGAGTGGGCCGAGAACGACGACGACGACGGCCCAGAAGCCGACACCGGCTCCTCGCTGCGCGGCGCGCTGAAGGGCTGGCTGCGCCACGGCGCCAGCAGCGCGCGGCTGTGGCCGAAGATGGAGATGCCCGACCCGGTGGCCAAGGCCAACGAGGACTGGTGGACCGATGCGATCAAGCGGCCGCTGGGTGCCTACTACCGGATCGACCCGCGTTCGCTGCGCGACATGCACGTGGCCATCGACCAGGTCGGCGCGCTGTACGCCAGCGCGTTCACCCACGCCGGCTGGGAGGATTTGCTGCGCGAGGAAGCCGTGCCGCGCCCGGAGAACGCCGATGACCTGCCGGTGATCCGGCGCCGCAGCGGCAGCCCCGACGGCGGCCATGCCTTCGCCATCGTCGGCTACACCCGCGACGGTTTCATCGTCCACAACTCCTGGGGCCTGGTCTGGGGCAAGGGCGGCCTGGCGGTGCTGCGCTACAGCGACTGGCTGGAGAACGCGATGGACTGCTGGGTCGCGCAGCTGGGCGTGGTCACCGCCGAGCACGAGGCGATCGCCGACGCCACCTCGCTGCGCACCGACACCGGCGGCACCCGCGCGGTGGTCTCCCGCAATCCGATCCTGGCCGCGCACGAGCTCAGCCCGTTCATCGTCAACATGGAAAACAACGGCCGCCTGAGCCAGCGCGGCCAGTTCCGCACCCAGCCGTCGGACGTGGACGCGCTGCTGCGCATCCATCTGAAGGAAGCCTGCCGCAAGTGGGGAGTGCGCGCCAACCAGGCGGTGGACATCGCCATCTACGCCCACGGCGGCCTCAACGACGAGGACGCGGCGGCCGAGTCGGCGCGGCTGTGGGTGCCCAAGCTGTACGACGAGAAGATCTTCCCGGTGTTCCTGATGTGGGAGACCGGTGCGATCAAGACCATCGGCAACATGATCGAGGACCGCCTCTCGCCCGACGACCAGCGCGCGGCCGGCGCCTGGCTGAAGGTCAAGGACCGCTGGAAGGAATGGTGGAACCAGCGCGTGGAGGGCATCGCCCGTCCGCTCGGCCGCCCGCTGTGGAACGAGATGAAGGACAACGCGGCCAGGATCAGCAGCAATCCCGCCTCCGGCGTGCGCCAGCTGTTCGACCTGTACAAGGCCAAGGGCAAGGAGTACGGCCTGCCGAAGGTGCGCCTGCACCTGATCGGCCACTCGGCCGGCGGCATCCTGCACTCGCACCTGGGCGCGGCCGCGATCGCCGCCGGCTTCGACCTGCGCTCGGTCAGCCTGATCGCGCCGGCGGTGCGCATCGACGAGTTCGACCGCACCCTGGGCAAGGCGGTGCTGAAGACCGGCACCAAGCTGCTGGTGGCGCACCTGACCGACGCGGCCGAACGCGCCGACCCGACCTGCAAGCCCTACGGCCACTCGCTGCTGTACCTGGTCTCGCGCTCGTTCGAGGACAAGAAGGAAACGCCGCTGCTGGGCCTGGAGCGCGACCTGGTGCCGGCGCGCGCGACCATGGCCTGGGGCGCGCAGATGATGGCCGTGGCCAGCCCGCATTCGGGGCTGGTCCGCCTGCCCAGCGCCACCACCCTGGACGTCGGCGGCACCCTGCCGACCGAGGCCACCACCCACGGCAGCCTCGACGATGACAAGGCGCTGCAGCGGCTGGTGTTCGACCTGATCCACAAGGCCTGA
- a CDS encoding DUF2939 domain-containing protein, which translates to MAPPALPTGKPPTRPLRWIALATVLVMLALLAWVAAGPWLAVRGIERAIVQRDAAALKRHVDFPRLRVNLKAQLDDRLVRAVGDEVPANLFGAAALAVAGGATGMAVDTLATPLGVAGLLQGHVLWQRAGGRTVGGDTWAATEPARPLQHARLRYESTSRFTGTVEHENGHATVFVLQRQGLRWRLVDIRLPQELSTYLR; encoded by the coding sequence ATGGCTCCTCCCGCCCTGCCCACCGGGAAACCGCCCACCCGCCCGCTGCGCTGGATCGCCCTCGCCACCGTGCTGGTAATGCTGGCACTGCTGGCCTGGGTGGCGGCCGGCCCCTGGTTGGCGGTGCGCGGCATCGAGCGCGCGATCGTCCAGCGCGACGCCGCCGCGCTGAAGCGCCATGTCGACTTCCCGCGCCTGCGGGTGAACCTCAAGGCCCAGCTCGACGACCGCCTGGTGCGCGCGGTGGGAGACGAGGTTCCCGCCAACCTGTTCGGGGCCGCCGCGCTGGCGGTGGCCGGCGGCGCCACCGGCATGGCGGTGGACACTCTGGCCACGCCGCTGGGCGTGGCCGGCCTTCTCCAGGGCCACGTGCTGTGGCAGCGCGCCGGCGGCCGCACCGTCGGCGGCGACACCTGGGCGGCGACCGAGCCGGCGCGCCCGCTGCAGCATGCGCGGCTGCGCTACGAGTCGACCTCGCGTTTCACCGGCACCGTCGAGCATGAAAACGGCCACGCCACCGTGTTCGTGCTGCAGCGCCAGGGGCTGCGCTGGCGGCTGGTGGACATCCGCCTGCCGCAGGAGTTGTCGACCTACCTGCGCTGA
- a CDS encoding DUF2461 domain-containing protein → MSSYFSDASFRFLRGLARHNDKAWFEQHRQDYEANVRQPFLRLLVDLQPALASVSPHFRADPRTVGGSLFRIHRDARFSNDKSPYKSWQGARLFHERRREVPAPSFYLHLQPGESFVGAGLWHPEPDTQRRVRQFILDNPGAWKKAAHAPALRRRFDLDDSEVLSRPPRGFPADFEFVGDLKHRNWVFWRSLDDATMTGPRLRRTLETDLAALGPFVDYLCAALDLEF, encoded by the coding sequence ATGAGCAGCTATTTCAGCGACGCCAGCTTCCGCTTCCTGCGCGGCCTGGCCCGGCACAACGACAAGGCCTGGTTCGAGCAGCACCGGCAGGACTACGAGGCGAACGTGCGCCAGCCGTTCCTGCGCCTGCTGGTCGACCTGCAGCCGGCACTGGCGAGTGTCAGTCCGCACTTCCGCGCCGACCCGCGCACGGTCGGCGGCTCGCTGTTCCGCATCCATCGCGACGCGCGGTTCTCGAACGACAAGTCGCCGTACAAGTCGTGGCAGGGCGCGCGCCTGTTCCACGAGCGCCGCCGCGAGGTGCCGGCGCCCTCGTTCTACCTCCACCTGCAGCCCGGCGAGAGCTTCGTCGGCGCCGGCCTGTGGCATCCGGAGCCCGACACCCAGCGCCGCGTGCGCCAGTTCATCCTCGACAACCCCGGCGCCTGGAAGAAGGCCGCGCACGCGCCGGCGCTGCGCCGCCGCTTCGACCTGGACGACAGCGAGGTGCTGTCGCGGCCGCCGCGCGGCTTCCCCGCCGACTTCGAGTTCGTCGGCGACCTCAAGCACCGCAACTGGGTATTCTGGCGGTCGCTGGACGATGCGACCATGACCGGCCCGCGCCTGCGCAGGACGCTGGAGACCGACCTGGCCGCGCTGGGCCCGTTCGTGGACTACCTCTGCGCCGCCCTGGACCTGGAGTTCTGA
- the sbcB gene encoding exodeoxyribonuclease I — protein MAESFLFYDLETFGADPRRSRIAQFAAVRTDPELNVVEEPISLFVRPADDLLPSPVATLITGITPQQALRDGLAEAEAAARIVEEMARPGTCTLGYNSLRFDDEFVRHTLFRNFFDPYEREWRGGNSRWDLLDVLRLAHALRPDGIAWPQREDGATSFRLEHLALANGVRDGDAHEALSDVYATVGLARLLRRAQPRLWDYALKLRDKRHAASLLDTFAMAPVLHVSQRYPASRLCAAVVLPLAVHPSISNRVIVFDLDGDADALLDQDAAGIADRLYTPAADLPPGVARVPLKEVHLNRSPMLVPWAHLRSDDFQRLGLDPDALQAKAARLRAHGPALAEKARQVFAGSRERADGDVDGALYAGFAGDGDRRLCTQVRATAPAELGARAFEFRDARLPELLFRYRARNWPGTLSASERERWDDYRRRRLADGSDLSEYGFGAYFAEIATLRTAHAGDGGKRALLDRLEQWGRELQDAL, from the coding sequence ATGGCCGAGAGCTTCCTGTTCTACGACCTTGAGACCTTCGGCGCCGACCCGCGCCGCAGCCGCATCGCCCAGTTCGCCGCGGTCCGCACCGATCCGGAACTGAACGTCGTCGAGGAACCGATCAGCCTGTTCGTGCGGCCGGCCGACGACCTGCTGCCCTCGCCCGTGGCCACGCTGATCACCGGCATCACGCCCCAGCAGGCGCTGCGCGACGGCCTGGCCGAGGCCGAGGCCGCCGCGCGCATCGTCGAGGAGATGGCGCGCCCGGGCACCTGCACCCTGGGCTACAACTCGCTGCGCTTCGACGACGAGTTCGTCCGCCACACCCTGTTCCGCAACTTCTTCGACCCCTACGAGCGCGAGTGGCGCGGCGGCAACTCGCGCTGGGACCTGCTCGACGTGCTGCGCCTGGCCCACGCGCTGCGCCCGGACGGGATCGCCTGGCCGCAGCGCGAGGACGGCGCCACCTCGTTCCGGCTCGAGCACCTGGCCCTGGCCAACGGCGTGCGCGATGGCGACGCGCACGAGGCGCTGTCGGACGTGTACGCCACCGTCGGCCTGGCCCGGCTGCTGCGCCGGGCGCAGCCACGGCTGTGGGACTACGCGCTGAAGCTGCGCGACAAGCGCCACGCCGCGTCCCTGCTCGACACCTTCGCCATGGCGCCGGTGCTGCACGTGTCCCAGCGCTACCCGGCCAGCCGCCTGTGCGCGGCGGTGGTGCTGCCGCTGGCGGTGCATCCATCCATCTCCAACCGGGTGATCGTGTTCGACCTGGACGGCGACGCGGACGCGCTGCTGGACCAGGACGCGGCGGGGATCGCCGACCGCCTGTACACGCCGGCGGCCGACCTGCCCCCGGGCGTGGCGCGCGTCCCGCTCAAGGAAGTGCACCTGAACCGCTCGCCGATGCTGGTGCCCTGGGCGCACCTGCGCAGCGACGACTTCCAGCGCCTGGGCCTGGACCCGGATGCGCTGCAGGCCAAGGCCGCGCGGCTGCGCGCGCACGGCCCGGCCCTGGCCGAGAAGGCCCGGCAGGTGTTCGCCGGCAGCCGCGAGCGCGCCGACGGCGACGTCGACGGCGCCCTGTACGCCGGCTTCGCCGGCGACGGCGACCGGCGCCTGTGCACGCAGGTGCGCGCCACCGCGCCGGCCGAACTGGGCGCGCGCGCGTTCGAGTTCAGGGATGCGCGCCTGCCGGAGCTGCTGTTCCGCTACCGCGCCCGCAACTGGCCGGGCACCCTGTCGGCGAGCGAGCGCGAGCGCTGGGACGACTACCGCCGGCGACGCCTGGCCGACGGCAGCGACCTGTCCGAATACGGCTTCGGCGCCTATTTCGCCGAGATCGCCACGCTGCGCACCGCCCATGCCGGCGACGGCGGCAAGCGGGCCCTGCTCGACCGGCTCGAGCAGTGGGGCCGCGAACTGCAGGACGCGCTATGA
- a CDS encoding FAD-dependent oxidoreductase — protein sequence MNSEQYRELTLIGAGLAGSLLAILLSQRGWKVTVYERRGDPRIKGYESGRSINLALAERGRHALRAAGVEDAVMAQAVMMRGRMIHGLDGSLQLQRYGRDDSEVIWSVHRADLNITLLRAAERAGATVHFHRRLHTVDFDAGYARLIDDRDDQPHDIRFRTLVGADGAGSALRAEMVRKADFDEYTEFLDHSYKELTIPPGPDGGFRIEPHALHIWPRGRYMCIALPNDERTFTVTLFLPNHGLPNHAAPGTDDPSFASVRSGAEVRALFARDFPDALPLIPDLEQDWEHHPPGLLGTLYLDRWHLDGRALLLGDAAHAMVPFHGQGMNCAFEDCVALAEAMDRHGVLEQAFAAFEAERKPNAAAIQAMALENYIEMRDRVDDPDFLLQRELERALQERHPQRFVPHYTMVTFMRIPYAVALERSEIQRQILVEATRGRRDLAGIDWPALARVVEERLPVLEEAR from the coding sequence TTGAACAGCGAGCAGTACCGCGAACTGACCCTCATCGGCGCCGGCCTGGCTGGTTCCCTGCTCGCGATCCTGCTGTCGCAGCGCGGCTGGAAGGTCACCGTCTACGAGCGCCGAGGCGATCCGCGGATCAAGGGCTACGAATCGGGCCGCTCGATCAACCTGGCCCTGGCCGAGCGCGGCCGCCACGCGCTGCGCGCCGCCGGAGTCGAGGACGCGGTGATGGCCCAGGCGGTGATGATGCGCGGGCGCATGATCCACGGCCTGGACGGCTCGCTGCAGCTGCAGCGCTACGGCCGCGACGACTCCGAGGTGATCTGGTCGGTGCACCGCGCCGACCTCAACATCACCCTGCTGCGGGCCGCCGAGCGCGCCGGTGCCACTGTGCACTTCCACCGCCGCCTGCACACCGTCGACTTCGACGCCGGCTACGCGCGCCTGATCGACGACCGCGACGACCAGCCGCACGACATCCGTTTCCGCACCCTGGTCGGCGCCGACGGCGCCGGTTCGGCACTGCGCGCGGAGATGGTGCGCAAGGCCGATTTCGACGAGTACACCGAGTTCCTCGACCATTCCTACAAGGAACTGACCATCCCGCCCGGGCCCGACGGCGGCTTCCGGATCGAGCCGCACGCGTTGCACATCTGGCCGCGCGGGCGCTACATGTGCATCGCGCTGCCCAACGACGAGCGCACCTTCACCGTCACGCTGTTCTTGCCGAACCATGGCCTGCCCAACCACGCAGCGCCCGGCACCGACGACCCCAGCTTCGCCAGCGTGCGCAGCGGCGCCGAGGTCCGCGCCCTGTTCGCCCGTGACTTCCCCGACGCGCTGCCGCTGATCCCGGACCTGGAACAGGACTGGGAGCACCACCCGCCCGGCCTGCTCGGCACCCTGTACCTGGACCGCTGGCACCTGGACGGCCGGGCGCTGCTGCTGGGCGACGCGGCGCACGCGATGGTGCCGTTCCACGGCCAGGGCATGAACTGCGCGTTCGAGGACTGCGTGGCGCTGGCCGAGGCGATGGACCGCCACGGCGTGCTGGAGCAGGCGTTCGCCGCGTTCGAGGCCGAGCGCAAGCCGAATGCGGCGGCGATCCAGGCCATGGCCCTGGAGAATTACATCGAGATGCGCGACCGGGTCGACGATCCGGACTTCCTGCTGCAGCGGGAACTGGAACGGGCGCTGCAGGAGCGCCACCCGCAGCGCTTCGTCCCGCACTACACCATGGTCACCTTCATGCGCATCCCGTACGCGGTGGCGCTGGAGCGCAGCGAGATCCAGCGGCAGATCCTGGTCGAGGCCACGCGGGGCCGCCGCGACCTGGCCGGCATCGACTGGCCGGCGCTGGCGCGGGTGGTGGAGGAACGCCTGCCGGTGCTGGAGGAAGCGCGCTGA
- a CDS encoding GIY-YIG nuclease family protein, whose translation MDKQPATYILANQRNGTLYIGVTSDLVGRIWQHREHFVPGFTDRHDVVHLVWYEIHETMESAILREKRLKKWNREWKIRLIEELNPYWNDLWPTICGQGQVTGFPPTRE comes from the coding sequence ATGGACAAGCAGCCTGCCACGTACATCCTGGCGAACCAACGCAATGGCACCCTCTACATCGGCGTTACCAGCGATCTCGTCGGACGCATATGGCAACATCGGGAGCACTTCGTTCCGGGATTCACCGATCGGCATGACGTGGTCCATCTGGTCTGGTACGAAATCCACGAAACCATGGAATCGGCCATCCTTCGGGAAAAGCGGCTGAAGAAATGGAACCGTGAGTGGAAAATTAGGTTGATTGAGGAATTGAACCCCTACTGGAACGATCTGTGGCCGACAATCTGCGGACAAGGCCAAGTCACTGGGTTCCCGCCTACGCGGGAATGA
- the kynU gene encoding kynureninase — MSHSNTNARTHALALDAADPLRPFRNEFLIPKHGDREQTYFVGNSLGLQPRGARAHVLEVLDKWASEAVEGHFSGITGWMNYHGLVREPLARLVGAQPQEVVAMNTLTVNLHLMLASFYRPTAQRPAILIEAGAFPSDRHAVESQIRLHGFDPATDLVEVEPDEPNGTISLAAIERAIATHGPRLALVLWPGVQYRSGQAFDLAEVARLAHAQGAVAGFDLAHAVGNLPLKLHDSGADFAVWCHYKYVNAGPGAVAGCFVHERHGHAGLPRMAGWWGHDPATRFRMAPQFVPAAGAEGWQLSNPPVLALAPLRASLEQFDRAGGMPVLRAKSEKLTGFLDSLIRQRLAGALEIVTPAEPERRGAQLSLRVAGGRERGRELFDYLRDTGILGDWREPDVIRISPAPLYNRYADVLRFVEEVEHWRGV, encoded by the coding sequence ATGAGTCACTCCAATACCAACGCCCGTACCCACGCCCTGGCCCTGGACGCCGCCGATCCGCTGCGTCCGTTCCGCAACGAATTCCTGATCCCCAAGCACGGCGATCGCGAGCAGACCTACTTCGTCGGCAACTCGCTGGGCCTGCAGCCACGCGGCGCGCGCGCGCACGTGCTCGAAGTGCTGGACAAGTGGGCCAGCGAAGCGGTCGAGGGCCATTTCAGCGGCATCACCGGCTGGATGAACTACCACGGCCTGGTGCGCGAGCCGCTGGCGCGGCTGGTCGGCGCGCAGCCGCAGGAAGTGGTGGCGATGAACACGCTCACCGTGAACCTGCACCTGATGCTGGCCAGCTTCTACCGGCCCACGGCGCAGCGCCCGGCGATCCTGATCGAGGCCGGTGCGTTCCCTTCCGACCGGCATGCGGTCGAATCCCAGATCCGCCTGCACGGCTTCGACCCGGCCACCGACCTGGTCGAGGTGGAACCGGACGAACCGAACGGCACGATCTCGCTGGCGGCGATCGAGCGCGCCATCGCCACCCACGGCCCGCGCCTGGCGCTGGTGCTGTGGCCGGGGGTGCAGTACCGCAGCGGCCAGGCCTTCGACCTGGCCGAGGTCGCGCGGCTGGCGCACGCGCAGGGCGCGGTCGCCGGCTTCGACCTGGCCCATGCGGTCGGCAACCTGCCGCTGAAGCTGCACGATTCCGGCGCCGACTTCGCGGTGTGGTGCCACTACAAGTACGTCAACGCCGGCCCGGGCGCGGTCGCCGGCTGCTTCGTGCACGAGCGCCACGGCCATGCGGGCCTGCCGCGGATGGCCGGCTGGTGGGGCCACGACCCGGCCACCCGCTTCCGCATGGCCCCCCAATTCGTCCCGGCCGCCGGGGCCGAGGGCTGGCAGCTGTCCAACCCGCCGGTGCTGGCGCTGGCGCCGCTGCGCGCCTCGCTGGAGCAGTTCGACCGTGCCGGCGGCATGCCGGTGCTGCGCGCCAAGTCGGAGAAGCTGACCGGTTTCCTCGACTCGCTGATCCGCCAGCGCCTGGCCGGCGCGCTGGAGATCGTCACACCCGCCGAACCGGAGCGCCGCGGCGCCCAGCTCTCGCTGCGCGTGGCCGGCGGCAGGGAGCGCGGGCGCGAACTGTTCGACTACCTGCGCGACACCGGCATCCTCGGCGACTGGCGCGAGCCGGATGTGATCCGGATATCGCCGGCGCCGCTGTACAACCGCTACGCCGACGTGCTGCGCTTCGTCGAGGAAGTGGAGCATTGGCGGGGGGTGTGA
- a CDS encoding 3-hydroxyanthranilate 3,4-dioxygenase produces the protein MLPAPLNLQAWIEEHRHLLKPPVGNKCIYDGDFIVMVVGGPNARTDFHWDEGPEWFYQLEGEMVLRVQEHPHGGPGAVRDIPIRAGEIFLLPPRVPHSPQRLPGSVGLVVERRRQAHEDDGLLWYCERCNHKLYEEFFHLRDIEQDFPPVFDRFYGSEERRTCKHCGHLNPRPARYDPQPDSLADIT, from the coding sequence ATGCTGCCCGCCCCGCTCAACCTGCAGGCCTGGATCGAGGAGCACCGCCACCTGCTCAAGCCGCCGGTCGGCAACAAGTGCATCTACGACGGCGACTTCATCGTGATGGTGGTCGGCGGGCCGAACGCGCGCACCGACTTCCACTGGGACGAGGGCCCGGAGTGGTTCTACCAGCTCGAGGGCGAGATGGTGCTGCGCGTGCAGGAGCATCCGCACGGCGGCCCCGGCGCGGTGCGCGACATCCCGATCCGTGCCGGCGAGATCTTCCTGCTGCCGCCGCGGGTGCCGCATTCGCCGCAGCGACTGCCCGGCAGCGTCGGCCTGGTGGTCGAACGCCGCCGCCAGGCGCACGAGGACGACGGCCTGCTGTGGTACTGCGAGCGCTGCAACCACAAGCTGTACGAGGAGTTCTTCCACCTGCGAGACATCGAGCAGGACTTCCCGCCGGTGTTCGACCGCTTCTACGGGTCGGAGGAGCGCCGCACCTGCAAGCACTGCGGCCACCTCAACCCGCGTCCTGCCCGTTACGACCCGCAACCCGATTCGCTCGCCGACATCACCTGA
- the can gene encoding carbonate dehydratase: protein MADELNDLIRRNHAWSERVRAEDPEFFSRLSQQQAPEFLWIGCSDSRVPANQIIDMAPGEVFVHRNVANVVVHTDLNCLSVVQFAVDVLKVKHILVVGHYGCGGVYAGLTRLRLGLVDNWIRHVTDVAERHAECLHQAGGLELQHDRLCELNVLEQVVNVCQTTIVRDAWARGQELTVHGWVYSLKDGRVHHLGMDIDSLDCLGEKYDAALARIRQDRENR from the coding sequence ATGGCCGACGAACTCAACGACCTGATCCGCCGCAACCATGCCTGGTCCGAGCGCGTGCGCGCCGAGGACCCGGAATTCTTCTCCCGCCTTTCGCAACAGCAGGCGCCGGAGTTCCTGTGGATCGGCTGCTCCGACTCGCGGGTGCCGGCCAACCAGATCATCGACATGGCCCCGGGCGAAGTGTTCGTCCACCGCAACGTGGCCAACGTGGTCGTGCACACCGACCTGAACTGCCTGTCGGTGGTCCAGTTCGCGGTGGACGTGCTCAAGGTCAAGCACATCCTGGTGGTCGGCCACTACGGCTGCGGCGGCGTCTACGCCGGCCTGACCCGGCTGCGCCTGGGCCTGGTCGACAACTGGATCCGCCACGTCACCGACGTGGCCGAGCGCCATGCCGAGTGCCTGCACCAGGCCGGCGGGCTGGAGCTGCAGCACGACCGCCTGTGCGAACTGAACGTACTCGAGCAGGTGGTCAACGTCTGCCAGACCACCATCGTCCGCGACGCCTGGGCACGCGGCCAGGAACTGACCGTGCACGGCTGGGTCTACAGCCTCAAGGACGGCCGCGTGCACCACCTGGGCATGGACATCGACTCGCTGGACTGCCTGGGCGAAAAGTACGACGCCGCCCTCGCCCGCATCCGCCAGGACCGCGAGAACCGCTGA
- a CDS encoding FMN-binding negative transcriptional regulator, giving the protein MYTPRAFAEDDLAGLDWLLARDPFATLVTCGGDGLPVATHLPVLYARDGGRVAIEGHWARPNPQATHAGPALLIVHGPHHYVSPDWYVDKAEAARVPTWNYAAAHLYGALQPLHDEAGLASIVARLGERFEPAVGGRWRYDHDDERERRQLRGIVGFRFAAERIELKFKLNQNHPAANVESAIAGLRALPGEAAAEVAALMQDRLRRRPA; this is encoded by the coding sequence GTGTACACCCCGCGCGCCTTCGCCGAGGACGACCTGGCCGGGCTGGACTGGCTGCTGGCGCGCGATCCGTTCGCCACCCTGGTCACCTGCGGCGGCGACGGCCTGCCCGTGGCCACCCACTTGCCGGTCCTGTACGCGCGCGACGGCGGGCGCGTGGCCATCGAGGGCCACTGGGCGCGCCCCAACCCACAGGCCACGCACGCCGGCCCGGCGCTGCTGATCGTGCACGGTCCGCACCACTACGTTTCCCCGGACTGGTACGTCGACAAGGCCGAGGCGGCCCGGGTGCCGACCTGGAACTACGCCGCCGCGCACCTGTACGGCGCGCTGCAGCCGCTGCACGACGAGGCCGGCCTGGCCTCCATCGTCGCCCGCCTCGGCGAGCGCTTCGAGCCGGCGGTCGGCGGCCGCTGGCGCTACGACCACGACGACGAGCGCGAACGGCGGCAGCTGCGCGGCATCGTCGGCTTCCGCTTCGCGGCCGAACGGATCGAGCTGAAGTTCAAGCTCAACCAGAACCATCCGGCCGCGAACGTCGAGAGCGCCATCGCCGGCCTGCGCGCGCTGCCGGGCGAGGCCGCGGCCGAGGTGGCCGCGCTGATGCAGGACCGGCTCCGCCGCCGGCCGGCCTGA